In Hymenobacter sp. DG01, one genomic interval encodes:
- a CDS encoding OmpH family outer membrane protein — protein MIKFQILILLVSSLLLTECKTLVRYINPTKLMQGYQGAIVKRAAFTAKAKTWQLNLDSLTKELSALPPSATQARKAKEQQYLQYREALQQQAAAEQQKLDKEVLDEVNAYIKQYGKEKGYDFILGATDNGNIVYAAEGTDVTEEVLKGLNEQYAKQHPATP, from the coding sequence ATGATAAAATTTCAGATTTTAATTCTACTAGTTTCTTCCTTGCTGCTAACTGAGTGTAAAACCTTAGTAAGGTATATAAACCCCACTAAGTTGATGCAAGGTTACCAAGGTGCCATTGTCAAGCGTGCGGCTTTTACGGCCAAGGCCAAGACCTGGCAGTTGAACCTGGATTCGCTGACTAAGGAGCTGAGCGCCTTGCCGCCCTCGGCTACCCAGGCCCGCAAAGCCAAGGAGCAGCAGTACCTGCAATACCGTGAGGCCTTGCAGCAGCAGGCTGCGGCTGAACAGCAGAAGCTGGATAAGGAGGTGCTGGATGAGGTGAATGCCTACATCAAGCAGTACGGCAAGGAGAAAGGCTACGACTTTATCCTAGGCGCTACCGACAACGGCAACATCGTGTACGCCGCTGAGGGCACCGACGTAACCGAGGAGGTACTGAAGGGCTTGAACGAGCAATACGCCAAGCAGCATCCCGCCACGCCATGA
- a CDS encoding RHS repeat protein: MFFRNRVLVRATASLLLLETVVNLVLPTLSYASMGPGQPEFTSYEAPGSTDMVNMTTGDFTFNIPVLDIPGPERSFSLPLTYRAGIRLEQEASWVGLGWSLNPGAIARGLNGYPDDAVNDPNTTTYKKTYAKGWTGGIPGVLDLAWDSNTGHSGTADLIGLASVGWENGKVNSGDLIGVKYTKGQGISVDPIRMAGAALTVASVGAAGSVSAGAAVAGKQLGQSVGTGVAMSMMLGKSGGSGGGFNRPIVKKEKRFLHTNYWVFSNDTKAEMMYGSLYFDNMGRAVKSNAPEQANHPTLFEGSTRISDANKPTTFEYFRRYGTDATETREVGADLQQYVGPKDDSYLATNLRPLSIAHDDFSVMGEGVSGSIRPFRMETGTLSFPKKMAEKHDKYNLVPFLGGYKPMFRYESALSNGYDYHSYAPNGVDEVGVEGSPNQNTISLTDQRLFSRSTSANRTAPARTGIVYSSNSPDEQLFLAKNPYETMRLVQGKRIKWYSNAEIESFYATSPDGNGNGFLEFAKPQTKAAVKRVRDRLATRDCPPPPPTKDLCQYCGNCETQYWIYKDSVYTTNNTFRKLMPRGSIGAFAITAEDGTTYHYSLPVYHYNQFSRSYELNPTEGDKGVSTQTIGQRGRDYGYATAWLLTAITSADYVDRGQRGLVDEQDWGGWVKFQYGRFSSRYKWRQPYVGQGYSESDMNTANFSEGAKQTYYLNSISTRTHTAFFIKSVRNDARGHFSQADSTQSSLAIDETSPSSSLRLDEIVLLNNQDVRKLEVTNGIRSANDIGPDIPAFRLSSNNGYDIAGNNATYKSELGNRDTYEFVLDQHDVQADSRIRNFLTERALKRILFNYSYTLCPGTSSSFPSLSDLPPMDEANASTKRTGKLTLESVSTYGPRNTKLIPDFVFTYGNNPSYDKDKWDGFGMYNSAGTYSNTTHNPSTNIATATQDGAAWSLTEVLNPLGSRMQIRYERDQYGSVSEFPTGKLTVRSDARTNVIQTPSGSTTDLTKYFKVGDFITLDGTISWRWGPCGSDRDTGIGSGDEAYTGTVQILSVSSSAITVSSAPQAPTTNGPNCPITVASFVGTVPVPENRPGGDIRVAAVITRDENNTASTVLYKYQHYGRPDATNSSGVISKLPEFITRQEQDFYSWFDYPATSVIYGSVSVLRGSFRNGDESDYDQREEFTFCTPRSSMVRQAASNTQTLTTTLSSSLQLERRINKTTVDVGMIAQPLSIRRYNRRGQEEFASTFAYANAVDNQYGIAGQGRFTEGVMTAELLEGNRYRVNRSVKEYVPTILTTTRTVANGIRTENTSTVFDFYTGQPLETVSRNSLGIAYRNVTVPAYMLNPFAAMGPAAQKHDNSNMLTQEAASYIYKQVGNGPWNVISASMQTWNNNWTAYRRYDESGTSDRYLEAANQGKNVWRQHASYEWNGIKLNPDGSYADFVDFNWSQLGVAGQNVNWLKNSEIMRYDVYSKVLESRDINRQASSKKYGYNGTQVLAASANAQYTEMAYSGAEDQVRFTNGSVHFGGEIRNGGTQSTDKYHTGLYSSKVQGVQEGFTYKALIGPEVIPGRRYRLSTWVHESDASRSGQLYAIIGSTLLGAATINSASAKKAGEWYLLNLYVTVPQGNTGQTLQVGCRNTGSGTVYFDDFRFHPLQAPLTAYVYDAHTGQPTHSLDNDNLYTRYEYDAAGQLVRVYKETLTQPGQTASAEKKIKEIQYNYARGLQ, from the coding sequence ATGTTTTTTCGTAATCGTGTGCTGGTGCGGGCAACCGCCAGCCTGCTGCTGCTGGAAACCGTTGTCAACCTCGTGCTGCCAACCTTGTCCTACGCCAGCATGGGTCCCGGGCAGCCAGAATTCACCAGCTACGAAGCACCCGGCTCCACCGACATGGTGAACATGACCACCGGGGACTTCACCTTCAACATCCCGGTGCTTGACATTCCCGGTCCCGAGCGCAGCTTCTCGCTTCCGCTTACCTACCGCGCCGGTATCCGGCTAGAGCAAGAAGCTTCCTGGGTGGGGTTAGGCTGGTCGCTCAACCCTGGTGCCATTGCCCGCGGCCTCAACGGCTACCCCGACGATGCCGTGAACGACCCCAATACGACTACCTACAAAAAAACCTATGCCAAAGGGTGGACCGGCGGCATACCCGGCGTGCTGGATTTGGCCTGGGATTCGAATACTGGCCACAGTGGTACCGCCGATCTGATCGGCTTAGCCAGCGTGGGCTGGGAGAACGGAAAAGTAAATTCCGGGGACCTGATCGGGGTGAAATATACCAAGGGGCAGGGCATCAGCGTCGACCCCATCCGCATGGCAGGAGCAGCCCTGACCGTTGCCAGTGTCGGAGCCGCCGGCTCCGTGTCGGCCGGCGCGGCAGTAGCTGGGAAGCAGCTGGGCCAGAGCGTGGGAACAGGGGTAGCCATGAGTATGATGCTCGGCAAATCCGGTGGTTCTGGTGGCGGCTTCAACCGCCCGATCGTTAAGAAGGAAAAGCGCTTTTTACACACCAACTATTGGGTCTTCTCCAACGACACGAAAGCGGAGATGATGTACGGCTCGTTGTATTTCGACAACATGGGCCGGGCGGTGAAGTCAAACGCTCCCGAGCAAGCCAATCACCCTACTCTGTTTGAGGGCTCCACCAGGATAAGTGATGCCAACAAGCCCACCACCTTTGAATATTTCCGGCGTTATGGCACCGATGCCACTGAAACCCGGGAAGTAGGCGCCGACCTGCAACAGTATGTCGGCCCCAAGGATGATAGCTACCTTGCCACGAACCTGCGCCCCCTCAGTATCGCCCACGACGATTTTTCCGTGATGGGAGAAGGAGTATCGGGCAGCATCCGTCCTTTCCGCATGGAAACAGGCACTTTGTCTTTTCCGAAAAAGATGGCGGAAAAGCATGACAAATATAACCTGGTACCGTTCCTGGGCGGCTACAAGCCCATGTTCCGGTACGAGAGTGCGCTTTCCAATGGGTACGATTACCATTCCTATGCTCCTAACGGAGTGGACGAAGTAGGAGTGGAAGGCTCTCCCAATCAAAATACCATCAGCCTTACAGACCAACGGCTGTTTTCGCGTTCCACTTCCGCGAACCGGACCGCGCCGGCCCGTACCGGCATTGTGTACAGTTCCAACTCACCAGATGAACAGCTGTTCCTGGCGAAAAACCCCTACGAAACCATGCGTCTGGTGCAGGGGAAGCGTATCAAGTGGTATTCCAACGCCGAGATTGAAAGCTTCTACGCCACCTCGCCTGACGGCAATGGCAATGGGTTTCTTGAGTTTGCGAAGCCTCAAACCAAGGCGGCTGTGAAGCGGGTGCGGGACAGGCTGGCAACCCGAGATTGCCCGCCACCTCCTCCTACCAAGGATTTGTGCCAGTACTGCGGCAATTGCGAAACGCAATACTGGATCTATAAGGACTCGGTCTACACGACAAACAACACGTTTCGTAAACTGATGCCCCGGGGAAGCATAGGCGCTTTCGCCATTACGGCCGAAGACGGCACTACATATCACTACTCGCTGCCTGTTTATCATTACAACCAGTTCAGCCGAAGCTATGAGTTAAATCCCACTGAAGGGGACAAAGGAGTATCCACTCAAACTATCGGCCAGCGGGGCCGGGACTACGGTTACGCCACGGCGTGGCTGCTGACGGCTATTACCTCCGCTGACTATGTTGACCGAGGGCAACGCGGCCTTGTTGACGAGCAAGACTGGGGCGGCTGGGTGAAGTTTCAGTACGGTCGCTTCTCATCCCGCTATAAGTGGCGCCAGCCCTACGTTGGACAAGGCTATTCCGAGTCCGACATGAACACCGCTAACTTCTCAGAAGGTGCTAAACAGACGTACTATCTGAACTCCATCAGCACCCGGACGCACACGGCGTTTTTTATCAAAAGCGTACGTAACGACGCGCGCGGGCACTTCTCGCAAGCAGACAGTACACAATCCAGCCTAGCTATCGACGAAACCAGCCCCTCATCCTCTTTGCGACTGGACGAGATTGTGCTGCTCAACAACCAAGACGTACGAAAGCTGGAAGTCACCAACGGTATCCGATCTGCCAATGATATCGGTCCGGATATTCCTGCCTTCCGGCTTAGCAGTAACAATGGGTACGATATTGCCGGCAACAACGCCACCTATAAAAGCGAGCTTGGCAACCGGGACACGTATGAATTTGTGTTGGATCAGCACGATGTGCAGGCAGATAGTCGCATCCGCAACTTCCTAACTGAGCGCGCTTTAAAGCGCATTCTTTTTAACTACAGCTACACGCTCTGCCCAGGTACATCCAGTTCTTTCCCCAGCCTCTCGGATCTCCCACCGATGGATGAGGCCAATGCCAGTACCAAGCGCACGGGTAAGCTGACCTTAGAAAGCGTGTCTACCTACGGGCCCCGCAATACAAAGTTGATTCCTGACTTCGTCTTTACCTATGGAAACAATCCCAGTTACGATAAAGATAAATGGGATGGGTTTGGTATGTATAACTCGGCTGGTACGTACTCCAACACAACGCATAATCCCTCCACTAATATTGCAACGGCTACGCAGGATGGCGCAGCCTGGTCGCTGACGGAGGTACTCAATCCGCTTGGCAGCCGTATGCAGATACGCTATGAGAGGGACCAGTACGGAAGTGTTTCAGAGTTTCCGACCGGAAAACTTACGGTCAGATCGGATGCTAGAACAAACGTCATCCAGACGCCATCGGGTTCGACAACTGACCTGACCAAATATTTCAAAGTAGGTGACTTCATTACACTAGACGGAACTATTTCTTGGAGATGGGGACCATGTGGTAGTGACCGGGACACGGGTATTGGTTCGGGAGATGAGGCTTATACAGGAACCGTACAGATATTGAGCGTCAGTTCATCTGCCATTACTGTATCTAGTGCTCCTCAGGCTCCCACCACCAACGGGCCTAACTGTCCCATAACGGTAGCTAGTTTTGTGGGAACAGTACCAGTTCCCGAAAATCGTCCTGGAGGCGATATCCGAGTTGCGGCCGTAATAACCCGGGATGAAAACAATACCGCCTCCACGGTTTTGTACAAATACCAACACTACGGCCGTCCTGATGCTACCAATAGCTCCGGGGTAATTTCTAAGCTACCGGAGTTCATTACGCGGCAGGAGCAAGACTTCTACAGCTGGTTTGACTATCCGGCTACTTCTGTTATCTACGGCAGCGTATCCGTACTGCGCGGGTCATTTCGCAACGGCGATGAAAGCGACTATGATCAGCGGGAGGAATTTACTTTCTGCACCCCGCGCTCAAGCATGGTTCGGCAAGCTGCCAGCAACACCCAAACCCTCACAACTACCTTATCCTCTTCCTTGCAACTGGAGCGGCGCATTAACAAAACGACTGTGGACGTGGGCATGATTGCTCAACCATTATCCATTCGGCGCTACAACCGTCGTGGACAAGAAGAATTTGCTTCCACATTTGCTTATGCCAACGCCGTGGATAACCAGTATGGCATTGCAGGACAAGGACGCTTTACCGAAGGGGTGATGACTGCCGAACTGCTGGAGGGAAACCGCTACCGGGTGAATCGCTCGGTGAAAGAGTATGTCCCCACTATCTTGACCACCACGCGCACGGTTGCTAACGGTATCCGGACAGAAAATACGAGCACCGTATTCGATTTTTATACGGGACAGCCCTTAGAGACAGTTTCCAGGAACTCACTTGGCATTGCATACCGCAATGTCACGGTGCCAGCATATATGCTTAATCCGTTTGCGGCAATGGGTCCAGCTGCACAGAAGCATGATAACAGCAACATGCTAACGCAGGAAGCAGCTTCCTACATCTACAAACAGGTTGGCAATGGCCCATGGAATGTAATTTCGGCGTCCATGCAGACATGGAATAACAACTGGACTGCCTATCGGCGCTACGATGAAAGTGGTACCTCGGACCGGTACTTGGAAGCGGCTAATCAGGGCAAGAACGTATGGCGTCAGCATGCTTCGTATGAATGGAACGGCATTAAGCTTAATCCGGATGGCAGCTACGCCGATTTTGTTGATTTCAATTGGTCACAATTAGGAGTAGCCGGCCAAAATGTGAACTGGTTGAAAAACTCAGAGATAATGCGCTACGACGTGTACTCGAAAGTACTCGAGAGTCGTGATATCAACCGGCAGGCAAGCAGTAAAAAGTACGGCTATAACGGAACTCAGGTGCTGGCGGCTAGTGCCAACGCCCAGTATACCGAGATGGCTTACTCCGGTGCTGAGGACCAAGTCCGTTTCACGAACGGCAGCGTTCATTTTGGTGGGGAAATTCGCAACGGTGGTACCCAAAGCACGGATAAATACCACACAGGCCTTTACAGCAGTAAAGTGCAAGGAGTACAGGAAGGATTCACTTACAAGGCACTTATTGGCCCCGAGGTGATACCTGGTCGGCGTTACCGGTTGAGTACCTGGGTGCATGAATCAGATGCTAGTCGCTCCGGTCAACTGTATGCAATTATTGGCAGCACATTGCTAGGGGCAGCAACGATTAATTCTGCCTCCGCTAAAAAGGCTGGTGAATGGTACCTGTTAAACTTGTACGTAACCGTTCCGCAGGGCAACACTGGCCAGACACTTCAGGTCGGCTGCAGAAACACTGGAAGCGGCACCGTGTATTTTGATGACTTCCGGTTCCACCCACTGCAAGCACCATTGACAGCCTACGTGTATGACGCACACACAGGCCAGCCCACACATAGCTTAGATAACGACAATCTATACACCCGCTACGAGTATGATGCTGCCGGTCAGTTAGTGAGAGTGTATAAGGAAACCTTGACCCAGCCTGGTCAAACCGCTTCAGCGGAAAAAAAGATCAAAGAAATTCAGTACAACTACGCCCGGGGATTGCAATAA